A genomic region of uncultured Roseibium sp. contains the following coding sequences:
- a CDS encoding SMP-30/gluconolactonase/LRE family protein, translating into MSNDNNQGGGWAPSTRYPDPSVISLDPRFDALKLPLAGVERLATGCRWNEGPVWFGDGRYLLWSDIPNNRIMRWDEVTGAVSAYREPSTFANGQTRDRQGRLITCEHGGRRVIRTEYDGTITVLIDRFDGKRLNSPNDVVVKSDGTVWFSDPPFGILGNYEGHRSEPELGQNVYRLDLETGEASVVADDILGPNGLAFSPDESKLYIVESRGIPNRKILEYDVAANGRSISDKRILIDAGPGTPDGFRVDVEGNLWCGWGMGSADLDGVMIFAPDGTPIGRIALPERCANLCFGGRANSRLFMAASHSVYALYVNVAGVKGG; encoded by the coding sequence ATGTCAAACGACAACAACCAGGGTGGCGGCTGGGCGCCATCGACGCGCTACCCCGATCCGTCCGTCATTTCGCTTGATCCGCGGTTCGACGCGCTGAAACTGCCGCTTGCCGGTGTCGAGAGGCTTGCCACGGGCTGCCGCTGGAACGAGGGGCCGGTCTGGTTCGGCGATGGCCGTTACCTTCTGTGGAGCGATATCCCCAACAACCGGATCATGCGCTGGGACGAAGTCACGGGTGCGGTATCCGCCTATCGTGAGCCGTCGACATTCGCCAACGGCCAGACACGCGACCGTCAGGGACGCCTGATCACGTGCGAGCATGGCGGCCGGCGGGTCATACGCACGGAATATGACGGCACGATCACGGTCCTGATCGACCGGTTCGACGGCAAGCGCCTGAACTCTCCCAACGATGTCGTGGTGAAATCGGACGGAACGGTGTGGTTCTCCGATCCACCCTTCGGCATCCTGGGCAATTATGAAGGTCACAGGTCGGAACCCGAACTTGGCCAGAACGTTTACCGCCTTGATCTGGAGACGGGAGAGGCGTCGGTCGTTGCAGACGATATTCTCGGTCCCAACGGGCTGGCCTTTTCACCGGATGAGAGCAAGCTCTACATCGTCGAATCCCGCGGCATTCCGAACCGGAAGATTCTCGAATACGATGTCGCGGCAAACGGCAGGTCGATCTCGGACAAGCGTATCCTGATCGATGCCGGGCCCGGTACGCCGGACGGTTTCCGCGTCGATGTCGAAGGCAACCTGTGGTGCGGCTGGGGCATGGGGTCTGCGGACCTGGACGGGGTCATGATCTTTGCGCCGGACGGCACGCCGATCGGTCGCATTGCACTGCCGGAGCGCTGCGCGAACCTGTGTTTCGGCGGGCGCGCGAACAGCCGCCTCTTCATGGCTGCGAGCCACTCGGTCTATGCGCTTTACGTCAATGTCGCCGGGGTGAAGGGCGGCTGA
- a CDS encoding CaiB/BaiF CoA-transferase family protein, which yields MKPLEGLRVLDFAQFLAGPMAALRLADLGAEVIKVERPGVGDLCRSLVISDQKVGPDSLLFHTINRNKASVAADLKNPEDLARIKDLLKSSDVMIHNFRPGVMERIGLGWDDVGRINPRLVYGAVTGYGTTGPWVKKPGQDLLVQSLSGMAWLSGNRGDPPVPAGFAALDITCGNHLVQGIMAALLRREKTGEGGLVEVDLMSSAIDMQFELFTAFLNGDGAMSERSAVSNANASVGAPYGIYACRDGYIAFAMAPIAKLAELLECPSLLPFSDPGLAFSQRDEIKSVLRDFLREGDVGDWLDKLEPADIWCARVLDWPALIETEGFAALDAVQTVKAPDGTAIRTTRCPIRMDGQVMTSAAGGPALGADTGRYLD from the coding sequence ATGAAACCGCTGGAAGGATTGCGTGTCCTCGATTTTGCCCAGTTCCTGGCTGGTCCGATGGCAGCGCTCCGGCTCGCGGACCTTGGGGCTGAGGTGATCAAGGTCGAGCGGCCCGGCGTCGGCGACTTGTGCAGATCGCTGGTGATCTCCGATCAGAAAGTCGGCCCCGACAGCTTGCTGTTTCATACGATCAACAGAAACAAGGCGAGCGTTGCCGCCGACCTGAAGAACCCGGAAGACCTTGCCAGGATCAAGGACCTCCTGAAATCCTCGGACGTGATGATCCACAATTTCCGGCCGGGCGTGATGGAACGGATAGGGCTTGGATGGGACGACGTCGGCAGGATCAATCCCCGACTTGTCTATGGTGCCGTCACCGGCTACGGCACGACCGGTCCCTGGGTCAAAAAACCCGGGCAGGATCTTCTCGTCCAGTCCCTGAGCGGCATGGCCTGGCTGTCGGGGAACCGCGGCGACCCGCCGGTTCCCGCCGGCTTCGCGGCACTCGACATTACCTGCGGCAATCACCTGGTCCAGGGCATCATGGCAGCCCTGCTCCGGCGCGAAAAAACCGGCGAGGGCGGCCTTGTCGAGGTCGACCTGATGTCCTCGGCAATCGACATGCAGTTCGAGCTCTTCACGGCCTTCCTGAACGGCGACGGCGCCATGTCGGAACGCAGCGCCGTCAGCAACGCCAACGCCTCCGTCGGTGCGCCTTACGGGATCTACGCCTGCAGGGACGGATACATCGCCTTCGCCATGGCCCCTATCGCGAAACTTGCGGAGCTCCTGGAGTGCCCGTCCCTGCTGCCTTTCTCAGATCCCGGCCTCGCCTTTTCGCAACGGGACGAAATCAAGTCCGTGCTCCGTGATTTTCTGCGAGAGGGCGATGTCGGAGACTGGCTGGACAAGCTGGAACCAGCCGACATCTGGTGTGCGCGCGTACTGGACTGGCCGGCGCTGATCGAAACGGAAGGCTTCGCGGCGCTTGATGCCGTCCAGACCGTCAAGGCCCCCGACGGCACAGCGATCAGAACGACCCGCTGCCCGATCCGCATGGACGGACAGGTGATGACATCGGCTGCCGGCGGACCGGCGCTCGGTGCGGATACCGGGAGATATCTGGACTAG
- a CDS encoding MaoC family dehydratase — protein MSDLRYDDEHGDAKLFNVETWLYEDFVVGDKWRSIRRTISEGEAMLFNSLVMDNHPYVADEIFASEDGVFNRRLVAGAMVFSYGLGLMAHNNVNTFSYGYDKLRFIKPVFIGDTIYTVRTNLEKRPKYEEMGLVKVSYQVYKNKGELALYAEHLQTVKYRHPENFTAEKSAGSG, from the coding sequence ATGAGTGACCTGCGCTATGACGACGAACACGGCGATGCGAAGCTGTTCAACGTGGAAACCTGGCTTTACGAGGATTTCGTGGTTGGCGACAAGTGGCGCTCCATCCGCCGGACCATTTCCGAAGGAGAGGCAATGCTGTTCAACAGCCTTGTCATGGACAATCACCCTTACGTCGCCGACGAGATCTTCGCGTCCGAAGACGGGGTGTTCAACCGCCGTCTGGTCGCCGGTGCCATGGTGTTCAGCTACGGCCTCGGGCTGATGGCGCACAACAACGTCAACACGTTCTCCTACGGCTATGACAAACTGCGTTTCATCAAGCCGGTCTTTATCGGAGATACGATCTACACGGTACGGACCAACCTGGAAAAACGCCCGAAATACGAAGAGATGGGGCTCGTGAAGGTGTCCTATCAGGTTTACAAGAACAAGGGCGAACTGGCGCTCTATGCCGAGCACCTGCAGACCGTGAAATATCGCCACCCGGAGAATTTCACAGCTGAAAAGAGTGCTGGTTCGGGCTGA